TTACATGTCTActactgtgtactgtatatgtattaggTGCTCTGCATGTCCAGTGGTATGTACCTGCCAGGAGTGGGTGGGGCCTCCTCCCCAGGCCCCGCCTCAGAGGAGCCCTGTTGTGTCCATGTGCACAGCAGGATGGCAAAGCCACAACCAGGCTGGGACACCATCAGTTCAGGAAGACCCTCTAGGTCTGGGTTTACTGACAGGCTGTCCACCTGTCACAGGAGGAAATAATGGATTAGAAATAGTAGAGTGTACACTTTACAGGATGTGAAGTCATCCATTTTTATTTCAGAACAAATGAAAATGTGGCACTGATTAATTCATGGGTgaatgtttcagcattgtctcaatgaagagttcaaCTAGCCATGTGCGACATGagcagttacaagcctgctagtTAGCGGCAGGCGGACAAGCAATATCCACCGTCGTAGAACGGACCAAGCCTGAGCTGGAACGTAAAGCTAGCTGAAGCTGGTaagctttagaaaaccctgagtagatTGCTTCGTAGGATAGGACTTTTCAGTCTTTGATTGACATATTTCACGTTTGTGTATAGACCTACCTGTCCCTCCAGAAGCCACTTCTTCAGCAGGACCAGCTGTCCAGAGCTCAGGTCTGAAGAATCAGTAGGCTCCTCCCAGCGGAACGCTCTCACCACACGGTCTGTGTATCCCACTACAAGCTCACTGCGCCCATCCCCATCTGCAAagcgtgtacacacacatacacagttgaGAATAAAGCAGTCGAAAAACAGAAGCGGTCAATTGCATTGAGGGTGCCTACATCTAGGGCGAAATGGGTGCAGAACGAGAGGTTACCTATGTCACTAATAAGGATGACTTTGGTGTTGGCAGGAatgtgctgagagaagcaggGTTTCTGGTCGTCAGAGAACAGCGCCTCCTGTTGGCTGGATGAATCTGACTTGGCTCCTGCCACTGCAGACAGGTCAAACAGGTGAAACCATCCCTCTGCACCCACAGCAACTACAAAGTTCTGATGGATAAATTAAGGCAGTGAATAGTTAGGTGATATCACACACTGGATGCAAGGGGAAAATGACACACAAATATTCCTCATCTGACTGGAGGACTATGCACAGTTTCTGCACACCCACCCTTCCTTTGTTGCATATGTCTCCAACACCAACACAGGTGAgctaaaaaataaacaaaaaagatAACTCATTAAATATTTGTCTAAATCTGCTAAAATAACAATAGAAATCAGATGTGCAGACAGCGGTGTTCAAATTTCCTCTTTTATGCCACTACAGTTGTACTTAAATGTGCCGCCATTTGAACTCAGAGAAGTGATCAAATGCCCTCTAAGCAGCCGCTTACCATGCCCACACATGTTCTAGTGATCCAAGGCTTGGAGTCATCCTTCTTGTACACATGCAGCTTTCCACTGGTGTCACCCACAATAAGTTCATTCAGCTGTTAAAAAAGAATAACAGTTCATGTCAAAGTTCTGGGGTCAAGGCCCTGGGTACAGTCACAGCCAGGACATTTTGTTTCCATAGATATAAGACATGTTGTCATAAATATGTTGGAAGGTCAAGGAACGTGATAGGAGTACTGTTATGGCATCTACTATTTCACTCTTGACCCTCTTATCGTGACTGGAGGGAATGAGTCAGAGACCCTCTAAAGCAGGAGTTGCTATTTACAGTACAGGGACTAGAAAGGCACAGCTGGACAATGAATGGGCAAGTGGAGAGTGGGCAGAGCAGTCTATGACTTCTGAAAAATGATTTATGTTGCCACGTAGGTGGGGGAAATAACTGACAAAAAAACGAGTTGATACATGTCATTGGTAGGCCTATAATATGTATAACTGGCCCTAAGAGGTGGATACACTAACGCCGTGAGCAATGAGACTACACACATTTATTTTCAACGATTGCCAATGTCCGAAAACATGGACACAAGGAAAGATACCTGAATAATTGTCTCGCTGCTGATACTTTACCGAGTCATTGTCCGCATCCCCAAGACAAATTGCATGAGGGAAAAGGGTTCCGGGGAAATCAAAACTAACACGCTGAACATAGCTCAAGGACCGCATATCACCAGATAACAGTTTGACAGCTGAGCTGGACACTGACAGCTGCAATTTGCACCATCCAAATGCAAATTAGAGAAACATCAAGTAGTTAGCTGTGTTAAAGCGTATATTTAAGCGTTGCTTCTGCTTTTAAACTTGGCGTGATAACTATTATCAACCATAACCACTAAAAATAACAGAAAGCTGTACTGAAGTTATAAAACGTGAGGGTTTGTACGCTCTTCCTTAAACAAAGCGCACGACATAAAAACAGTACGGAAACATACTCCAGACAAGCTTCATGCGTTTTGTAATTTGCGATTCGTATGGTCACGCGGCGATATTTATTGTAATCCTACAGATATCGTTAGTTATTGATAAATAAAGACAAATTAAACAGCCAACGAAAATATATTATATTGTAACATAATCCCTGCATTTGTGTTTATGCACAAATACTGAATCCCACCTAGCTGATTATTCAATTGTTCATAATATAGCCTAGTAATTCCAGAATATTCTATGAGTGTAAATGATAAATTATAATGTCAGTAAGCTAAAAGAATAACGTGGTAGACTGCTGTGGGCATTAAATCAAAAAGGTTTAAAAACTCAGTACAACTGCCATCAAGTTTACAGGGACTTGAAAGGCATTTTGGTGATGCACTGTCAATCCTCTAGAGGGTGCTGCAgtacaagacaaaatattttccAACTATTTCACCTCATGCATACTGTTTAGGGACCCAAGGCCCTTCTGACCCATATGACCCTTTGAGTGAAGAACCCAAGCCACCGTTGGTTTGCCTATATATTAGGCCTACATGTTTGAAAGGCCTACATTTGTTGGTATATTCTCAGAAGTGCGGAATAATTTCAGTGCACATAACAGCCTGTGGATATTTACTGCAGCAGAGCCACTGTTTTCAGTGgtctccagtggtgtaaagtacttaagtaagtagttttttgggtatctgtactttattttactatttatatgtttGACCACTTGTACTTTTATTTCAcaacattccttaagaaaatagtgtacgttttactccatacatcttccttgacacccaaaagtacttgttacattttgaatatttagcaggacaggaaaatagtcaaattcacacacttatcaactgaacatccctgttcatccccactgcctctgatctggcggactcactaaacacacatgttttgtttgtaaattatgtctgaaggTTGGAGTGTGCCTGTGGCtttccataaataaataaaaacaagaaaatggtgccatctggcttgcttaatataatgaatttgaaattatttttacttttacttttgatacctaagtatattttaaaccaaatacttttactcaagtagaattttactgggtgacttttacttaagtcatattctattaaggtatctttgctttttctcaagtatgacagctgggtactttttccaccactggtgatctctcgctctctctatgtgtgtgtgtgtgtgtgtgtgtgtgtgtgtgtgtgtgtgtgtgtgtgtgtgtgtgtgtgtgtgtgtgtgtgtgtgtgtgtgtgtgtgtgtgtgtgtgtgtgtgtgtgtgtgtgtgtgtgtgcaaagacCAGAACAGGTAGTCACAACCCATTTAACAGCTGCACATCACTGGCCACAGACAGGACTGGATGATTGTCCACATCGACTTTAGGGAATTTCAGATAAATATTCAGTTCAGCATCTCTTCAATAGGCTAACTGCTGAGAGAAGTTGATTCAGATTACTCAGATGCCTTGTGATGGCATGGTTCATTACCATTCACTCCAGATGTTCTTGACAGGTCTCATTAATTAATCAAATGCATAGCACAGCACTTTTCTTTTACTCAATAAGTTAAACAAAAGCATCAGATAGATGTTTAAAGTAGCCTAATTTTAAACGTCCCaaactttcaaaataaaagtccacTATACTGTCATGTACGCTAGCTAGACAACACTGTGCACTTCAAATGTCTTATTTCAGATATGGTCTTTCATCTAAAAACTCTAGTTTAGCACAATTGAATAGTTAATGCAGCTATAGGCTATGTCCTTCAAACTTTTTTATTTAGACCTATTCATTTATTGAAATTGTTAGTTAAGATAAATCAGAATTTTGATAACCGTGATCACTGTGTTTGTATCTTTCAAAATGCATTCAGTAGGGGCTTTTCACGTTATTATAAGACTGATCTGTTGTAATACACCTGCAGAAATGATACAAAGAGTCAGTGCCATTGGCGACCCCAAACGAccacattatttaaaaaaataaacaccaCAATTTAGTTTAACAGCTAACAAATTGAAAATTAATCCCGCATATCACATAGGGATTATTTCCCAGGACAAATGGGCCCTTATGGGTTTTGTTTTATGATGTCTCAGTGAACTGCAAAAGCAGAAAGACAGAGGTGTTTTAATGGAGACTCGGGCGCCCAGATGTCATATTAATTATTACACTCGGCTATGACTGGAACCCTCGAATAGAGGGAGCGCTCTGCCTGCCTCTGGAAGATCTGCAGTAGAAAAAAGTCTTTACAAAGCGCTAATTGGACTCTGGAACCGCACTGACAGGGCATGCTAGATACGTTTCAGAAAGCCGACGATGGCGAGGGGGCTGGGGGAAACTGAATAGAACCCACGCTTCTTTTCTAAACTCTCTTGCTGTGCAAAAAAGGGaggaaaaagaaaagaaaagttgGTGGGGGCTGGGTTCCTCAATGCAGGCTTGATTTTGAATGCCACAGCCAACACAGAAAAATTTCACAATTTACCTCctcccctcaaacacacacacacacacacacacacacacacacacgcacacacacacacacacacacacacttatccccaTGAGTGGAGTCGGTTGGTTTTGTTCTTAGTGAAAGACATGTTCTATTATGCTGCCctttaaaataaaacaaaattgtCGAAATACACTGTGTCGAGTCGTTACTGTAACAAAATAGGGTGTATCAAATCATACACAAAACATCCTCGAATGCGTCCTTCTTATGGCCCCTTCTCAGATTTACCCTTCCGTTTCGCCTCTCCGATGTTGATGATTAGCTCTAGCCTAATGAAAGTGGAAAATTCGCCTCTGCTGGACAAAGCTTCATTCTTCGAAAGACGAAGCTTTCAAATGCGGTTGTAAAAGTGTTAACAATAAACTGTGGATCATCCAAGACTGTGGGGTCTGCTTGTGCCTGCCAACCCGAAAGTGTTCAAAACAACTTACAGTCAGTGGGGTCTATAAGATATACCTTATAGTATACTGCCCATACTTTATGGACAATGCAAACAACTAAATCTCAACTTCTTTTATAAGCACCCTTAAGGTCCGTCAGAGTTTGAGAGCTGCCTTTCAGCACTACTTCTCGGTCCACTTGGGAAATTGGTTATCTGCATGCGTAAAAAGCTAGTATAGACTAATAGTTTCACTTGTATAAgctattaaaaaaattatatattcaaaaaaaaatctgaagTTGTTTGATTCACCCATAAAGGGACACGTTTTACTCATTTTACACATACAATTAAATTACACCTTATTTGTCTTTCGATCTAGATCTTattttaaatgatatcaaactGTGGCCAACTTTTATGAACAAGACCCTCAGTCTCTCATTCGCCATGAAACAATTCAATATATCTAGCAAATAAGTTGCATTTCTGAACCAAAGACGCTCTATTTTTATGCATTTTATATGAGGAGCGTCATGCGTAATCATGCGATCCGGTGGTAGATTTCCAAAGCAGCGTTGAATGAAAAGTAACATTCTATTACTTCTCAAAACTCTCAAGACATCTGGAACAAGTCTGCATGCTGCAACCAGTTGTGATTTGGTGACTGTTTGTTCAGTGGTTCAAGTGGCACGCGTCCGGCGTACGCATTGCAACAGCACAGGAGCCAAGGTGAATACAACTAGCACGAGGAGGAGGCGTGGTCAGGTCCAGCGCGTGGGGTTGCCAGTGTATAAGCCCCGCTACTAGCCTTTCTCAGGACTCAGTTCAGACTGAGGAGTGTGCGAGGCAGAAGCCCACAAGACCGCCCATTAAACAAGGCTAAAGTGAGCATTAAGCCACACGTGAACGCCACGAGCAGGACGCACTGCTACAGATCTATCCAAAGAAGAACTCTGAGATTCTCTGCAactcttatttttatttttcaataCGTGCCAATGGACATCACAGCCAAGATGGAAATAAATGTGAGCCAGCAGCAGTTCATGCCGCCCTCCTGCTTCTTTGCTGCCGCAGCACAGAGTATCCAGCTCAGCCCTACCAGCAGCCAAGGGAGCGGCAAGTCAGCATCCAAGGTGAAGAGGCAGCGCTCATCCTCGCCCGAGCTGCTAAGATGCAAGAGGAGGCTGAATTTTGCCGGCTTTGGGTATAGCTTGCCGCAGCAGCAGCCGCACACCGTGGCGCGGCGGAACGAGAGGGAGCGCAACAGAGTGAAACTTGTCAACAACGGCTTCGCCACTCTCCGGGAACACGTCCCCAATGGCGCGGCCAACAAGAAGATGAGCAAAGTGGAAACGTTACGGTCGGCGGTGGAGTACATTCGCGCACTGCAGCAACTTTTGGATGAGCACGACGCGGTGAGCGCAGCGTTTCAGTCCGGGGTCCTGTCGCCCAACAACTACCCCAACGAGATGAACTCCATGGCAGGCTCTCCAGTGTCCTCCTACTCGTCCGATGAGGGGTCCTACGACCCTCTCAGTCCCGAGGAGCAGGAACTCCTGGACTTCACCAACTGGTTCTGAGCATCAGCCTATAAGGTACGAATGTTTTTATAATAGGCCTATCATTCATATTCTACAAGTACTGTATTATGCTTTGTTATAATTCATATTTGCATTATTACGTTTTCAAGATCAACTGAAAATAACTGAACTAATGTCTTACCTACTTTTCTTGTTCGTTAATATAGGAATATGGATCAATTGAATGATGTAAACTCTCAGCATGCGCTCGGGAGGATCACAGAGGAGCTCGCGCCTTCTAGAACAAGACGCACTGAGCTGGCGTTCTGCTCCGGTCGTCCACGAACCAGTCCACCTAAAGGAACGGCCTTGCAACCGGAGAAACTGCGGACATGCAGGCCAGTGTTGAGCCAAGCACCAAAGGACTAAAAAGAAAACGGGCTTTCCATGTCTGACAGCGTGGGAATCCAACCTTCCAGCACATTCGCCCACGAAAACAACATTTCAAAAGTGATTTACAACAGCACACAAAACATTGTTTAAAATGTTGTTCTCAAACTATGCTTAATCCAATCAAAGAACATCAACCCTTCTTTGTAAACTCCTGTGACATTTAGTTCTAAAATGCTTCCAATGTGCGGATTTTATTATATGAAATTCTATATCAAACATGTTTTTGAAATATATCAAGATATTTTTGTATGTAAAGAGATTTTTTTTAGATGTTTTcttttgtatatatttatattgatAAGTTGCTCTTACCTCTTGCCTATTTTAGACTTGTATAATGCTCTGCAGCTGGCTATTCTGTGTATGGTCATTGATTAATGAGGTTTCAAGAAGGGGTTTGACACTCCAACGTTTTATTTTAGCACCAATGTGTCTTATTTAATAGGAAATACATGTTATTGTATTTGAGTTCACAATGATCAGTTCATGAGTTCACGATGATCAAAGGTTATGCAGCTATTGTCCAAACAGAGCACAATGGCGATTCATTGTCTATTGCTATACTGCCAGCTCTACACTGCCTTTACTTATATCATGTTGGTTGAAAAGAGAAAAGCCTATAACCATATTTTCTACACTCTAGACTCATAATAAAACATTTTCTAGTATTTCCTTTTGTACCTCAAAATTGTACGTTTGCATTTTACATTCACTTTTAGTTACAGTGTGTTTGTCTGGAGATGGAATGGGAGAAAGGATATAGGAGAGTGGGGGATGAAATATATTtctgttacattttttaaaatagaaATATAACCTATTTTATGCACACTTCCACCAACGAATTCATGTCATATCACACATTTTACGCGCGTCTCCATATGCGTAAAAAAAACAGTACATTCTGTAATATAAGGTATTAACATACAAATAGAGTAATACAACAATAGTAAATTCGATTCCTCAAGAATCCAATAGCCCTGTTTATAGCCCGAGGACACTTAATGGGGTGATAATACATCTCGCCTGGCGTTAGGCTAGCTGAGACGTGTCATGAATATTGGAGCGTTGATGCTGCATGTCAATTCTGATGTGCACCAGCTCAATGCTGCAGCGCGCAAGCGCGTGCATATCAGAGTGAGAAAAATATGTAGCTACAGCCCAGCACCCCAAAATAGCACTTGAAAAAGTCCCAGTTGTGACAATGGCTCCGTTAATCCGTCTATGCCATCCTCTCAGTGAAATCCCTTACAATAAACTCTAAAAACAACTTTAGTAAACGAAACTGTATAAATAACAGTGAACTCTATCAGCTGACTATGTTTTTGGAACCTCTAATATATTGTGCAATTCTGTAAAACAAACAATCCAATTTGTAATTGAAACCAATTTATTTCGTTGACAAAGCATCAAAATTAGGATTCTGAATCATATAGAACTTTAGGGTTTAAGCTCTGAAAATAAAGTTAATTGCAATGACAAGAAAAAACGTAAAGCTTGAAAAGTTATTCTCGTTTAGCCTACGTGTAAATGATCTCACCTGTGGTAAGTTGCAGGTGCCTACAGGGTAAAAATAGACATTCAAACAGTTTTGCAAAGAGCACACATAACATTCTGCTTCATTGCACTCTGTAAATTGTTAaggtgccaatatatttgaccGCAACTGTAGGCTATATATTGAAACTGACATTAAGCATAATCAAAGGACATCATTTGTAGTTGTTTGGTTATATTCATTACAAAAGTTGGCAATTGGTAGGCTTGTTTGCCTTGGTTTGTAAGATGCAATCAATGAAACAGAGACCGATTAAATATTTTAGATGACAATATGTCTAGTTCAGGTACCTATCTATTCCCTGAGGCCAAGAAGCATCGAGTTTGACAGGTAGGGACTCGTTTGCTTCGAGGCGCGTGCCTGGTTTAATGAGTGAATGCGGTTGTCTAGTGGTGGAGAGGAGACAGCGCATTGAATTGGCTGACGGCGTGTGCCTTTCCTACAGCAGCGCGCGACTAGCACTCAACAAATGCCCTTGCGAAGAAAAAAACAGTTTGGCTGAAGTTAATAAACCATTTGTTGCGTGCAGCTGCCAGGGGGAATATCGTCAGTGTGCCAGGTATTGTTCACCACTATCTCTAGCTGAAAGGGTTATTGCTCAGCAGTTATTGCTGTTACCACAATACAATTTACAATTCATTGACACCAAGATAAACAGCATAGCTGATGTTTCATTCATGATTTATCCGGTAAAAATGTAGCCACATAAGAATATATTCGAAAGCTTGGCTACTAGTCCTACATTTTATTTGAGTGGAGCCTAGTACTAGAAAAAGCCTGGGCATTGTGTATAATCCACCATTATCTAACTCTCTAGGTGGACAAATACTGATTTTAAATCTATTGCTGAGACCAAGTTCTTTATAGACAGGACACAATGTGTATTTTCTGATGGTGTTAAGTCAGGTTTCCTTGATATTACGAAAGGTGTCCCGCAGTCTTCGATTTTGTGTCCTGTACATTTTACTAACTACGGTATATAAACAATATTGGTTTGTCTGTAAAAATGTGTATCCTTCACTTGTGTGCGGGCATACTGCTGTGTATTCTGCTGCCCCTTTCTGTTGACAAGGCTCTGTCTGATCTTCAGTCTGCCTTCATTGATTTACAGAAAACCTTTATTGACCTCAAACTAGTATTAAAGTATATGTTTTCTAGAGCACATGCACTTTAGATTGTGTTAACATCGATTGTGTCCCTGCATGCACatatctgggcatctggataGACGATGGgctgtcttttaaaaagcatataGATGATTTAGTGAAGAAGCTGAGAATAAAATGAGCTTATCCTGTAGAAAAAAAGTCCCGCCTCTCGCTTAATAGTAGAAAGCAGATCATTTTACCGACGTTCCTACAGttcctagactatggtgacatcatcTATATGAATGCAGCAGCCACTTCATTAACACCTTTAAATGCAGTTTACCATAGCACTTCATTTTATTACTGGTGACAGGTTCAGATGCATCACTGCATCATTAACATCATTAATGACCTTTAGACATACGAGTCACATCACCatacccggtctcagggatggcttaCTCTGGAAATCCCTTCGGCCTCTGTTTTTAGTTTGTTAGCACCTCACGTATGGAACAATCTACAGAGTTACGGATGTGGTGTGGTGCCTTTTGGGGAGTTCAAATTGTTGATTGGGGACCTCTTTGCTGAGGAATGTGATTGTTTTTCTTGAGTGTGTTTGTAATTTTGTATAGGCCtatttgtatcatattgtattttGTAAATTATGTATATGCTGGGCTCGCTTGGTAAATAGACCTTGCTCTCAATGGAACGCCctgttaaccttttactgcagtgggctaagtcagggtcacacagtctttcttggtagtcttaaacaaatctactgtactttaaaacaaaagtatacacctcacacacggTTATGGCCTTAAAAAAACTATAATTAGGCAActgaaaatgtattacattttgagtttgcatccaaatattaaactttatatacatcacagaagactgaaacacaaaaccatttgacatagaaacacagaattttcattgtaatttaaaaaaaaaattgtattaaTTATGAAAAAATAATAACATTTCACCCATGATTACACTAGAGGGCGATTTgatcatttgactgcaggaaagggttacaataaaggtaaaataaaaatagagcTTACCAAGAAGGGCACAAGACACAAAAGCGACAGGCAATATGTATAGCTCTCTTTGGTACCCTTATTAGGCATCATAGAATTTCTATGACACAGCTACCCGAAAACAGCAGTGAATGGTCCGAACAATTCTGTGACCGCCTGTCAGAGTGTGTTAACGCTTTCCTCCCCAACTCTGTCAAGCCTGAGGGAAATTAAATAAAGAACTGCCATATCTAATTTGTAATTTCTTGCCGGACCCTCTCACTTAAAGCTGAGGGAAATGATTGAAAACACATAGGAGATTTAGGTTAGGTCATgcttcatttattttattttcataatgCCACATTACTCAGTTACTAAAGCGGTGGAGAGCCATTATATTCACCACCCCTATCTTAAAAACCCGCACAAAGGTTTGGCATAAATCATGCATTAAATCAATGCTTAATTTGTGCAAAAGTTCGAAGTTGCACCTGCATCTTGCATTTTAGGATTTGGTCCCCCATGAGCATCAATTGTGTATCCCTTGTCTAACTGGAGTCTAAACGTGCTATGTCCCTATTCAGTGCATTACTGATCCAGCATGAACCGCAACTGAAAATCCCTGCATATTTCAGTACCATAGACAGCACCATTCTCAAGCTTAGACGTCCACCTTCAGTAGGCTATTTATAAATGCATATTCCAAAGGGTATCTCCAAAGCCCTTTTGAAGAAATGTCTCAGAATGTCGACCTTGTTACATGaaatgtgcccccccccccaaaagaacaTCTCAAAAACAGCTTTAAGTGCATTAGCTATCGTTTTATAAAGGGAACCCTGGAACCCTGTTGCCACAGTGTGTGGTAGCTAATGACAGATAGGGTTCAAGCCTGTGTAGCCGATGACATCACAGGTTGCTGGAGTCATCCAGTGGGTTGGCGATGACTGAGTTGTGGATTAGGACGAAGAGGGGCAGGTATGCCAGGAAGTCCAGCAGGTCCAGGGAGCTGATGTGTCGGAGCTCCTTTTTGATGGCTTCCTCTTGTTCTGGTCGGATGCCCCCGGCCTTGAGCTCCACCAGGAGCTGCTCTGCGCTGATACAGCCC
This DNA window, taken from Salvelinus namaycush isolate Seneca chromosome 38, SaNama_1.0, whole genome shotgun sequence, encodes the following:
- the LOC120032299 gene encoding KICSTOR complex protein ITFG2-like, with product MRSLSYVQRVSFDFPGTLFPHAICLGDADNDSLNELIVGDTSGKLHVYKKDDSKPWITRTCVGMLTCVGVGDICNKGRNFVVAVGAEGWFHLFDLSAVAGAKSDSSSQQEALFSDDQKPCFSQHIPANTKVILISDIDGDGRSELVVGYTDRVVRAFRWEEPTDSSDLSSGQLVLLKKWLLEGQVDSLSVNPDLEGLPELMVSQPGCGFAILLCTWTQQGSSEAGPGEEAPPTPGSEGPSRDVILHLTTGRIHNKNVSTHLIGSISRGSKGDSSKCGLFALCTLDGTLKLMDSSEQLKWSVQVDHQLFSLQKLDVTGDGREEVVACAWDGQTYIIDHNRMVVRFQFDENVNAFCAGQYNCKDGKNSPCLVYVSFNHKIYVYWRVELERMEPTHLLRVLEERPEFKARLEQLGVDAEDREAVRELVGDTLYGHTLKKQAG
- the LOC120032300 gene encoding achaete-scute homolog 1a, whose product is MDITAKMEINVSQQQFMPPSCFFAAAAQSIQLSPTSSQGSGKSASKVKRQRSSSPELLRCKRRLNFAGFGYSLPQQQPHTVARRNERERNRVKLVNNGFATLREHVPNGAANKKMSKVETLRSAVEYIRALQQLLDEHDAVSAAFQSGVLSPNNYPNEMNSMAGSPVSSYSSDEGSYDPLSPEEQELLDFTNWF